The genomic interval GCAAAAAGCCGGTCAATTCCAGACCGGCTTTTTCTATAACCGTTACCGTCATTGTCACCCGTTGTCAGCCATGTTTGCTTTCATTCGGGTTAGCGATTCGCAGGCAGACGAAACTGCAGCAATAGCGTGCTCTGTAGAAAATTGAAATTATCATCGGACATGAGCGTAATCAGATTGTCTCCCGCCCCGCCCATGGGCTGAATATCCAACGCTTCCATATTATCCATACCATCGCCCAGACTGGCGCGAAACAGCAAGTCGGTGTGAGCGATCGATCCGGCCCGGAAGTCCTCTGCCCGCACCCGCCGCATTTGCACGACGAGCCCACCCAGAATGGAAAAATTCCGCTCAAGAATGACGAGGTCACCCTCTTGGGTGAAATCCGCATCCGCAGCCAGCAATTCCCCGGACTGAGGCAGTGAGAAAGCCAGCGGAACCCCTGCACCAACAATCCAGCCCAAGATGCGTCCATTCTTCGGCTTCTCGGAAAGAACCACAAAACCTCCGGCAAAAGGGAGTCCGTCGGGAATGGTCGCGATGGACTCCAGCCCCCTGTTGGCCTGATTGGCTTCGTCGATCTCGCGCGACAAGGGAAGACGTCCCTCAAGCCGAAACAATTCGTTACCCTTGAGGCTATAGCGTGTCACCCGCGTCTCGCCCTCAAAGCTCACGAAGGCCTCACCGCCCTTGATCGCAAGTCCCTCAGAATCCCTGCGCCATCTTGGCAGCTCCACGCCGATACCGGGCAAGGGACGCATGAACGTATCCGCAAGCGCAGTGGGGCGCGCGCCCTCTCGAACAAGACGAGCCGACAGAACGCTGCCCCTGTCACTGATCGCCAGAAAATGCTCCGTATCCACAAAGGCAAGACCGGAAAAACCACCAAAGGTCGGCTCATCGCTTGAAAGCGTAAGGCCGCCAAGCCATTCCAACTGACCATAGGTTGTCCGCCCCGAGAAAAACCGCCCGAGACGGTCGATAATCTGGGCAGAAACATCGATGGCAATGCTGCTCGGCGCAGCCTTGGGCAACGCCTCCATAGGGGCCGTGTGCCCTTGCACAGAAAGGCCGGTCGCAATGGCCACCAAAACAGAAAAGCAGACTGACAATCGCAGTCTGCTTTTACTGAATAAGCCGGTCTTGCTGGATTGCATGCCCCTACCGCCTCCTGAGGCGACGCGACGGTGCATGGGGTTCCTGAGACACATTCTCGTCGAACAGCTCCGCCAGCTTCTCGGTCATGGCGCCGCCAAGCTCTTCGGCATCGATGATCGTCAACGCACGCTTGTAATAGCGCGTCACATCATGGCCGATACCAATCGCCAACAGATTGACCGGAGAACGTGTTTCGATCTCTTCGATCACTTCGCGCAGGTGCTTTTCAAGATAGGTGCCCGCATTGACGGACAGGGTGGAATCATCGACCGGCGCCCCGTCCGAGATCATCATCAGAATCTTGCGCTGTTCAGGCCGCATCAGCAAACGCTTGTGCGCCCAATCCAGAGCCTCCCCGTCGATATTTTCCTTGAGCAGACCTTCACGCATCATAAGGCCCAGATTGCGCCGCGACCGGCGCCATGGACTATCGGCAGACTTATAGATGATGTGGCGCAAATCATTCAGACGCCCCGGATTGGCAGGCTTGTCAGCCTTCAGCCATGCCTCGCGGGATTGACCGCCCTTCCAGGCCTTGGTCGTAAAGCCAAGGATCTCGACCTTCACATTGCACCGTTCCAGCGTTCGGGCCAGAATATCGGCACAGACAGCAGCAATGGAGATCGGACGCCCGCGCATAGAGCCGGAATTATCCAGCAGCAAGGTCACAACCGTGTCGCGGAATTCGGTCTCCTGCTCCCATTTGAAAGAGAGCGGCCGCATGGGATCGGTGACGACGCGGGTCAGCCTTGCGGTATCCAGCAAGCCTTCTTCCAGATCGAAATCCCAGCCGCGATTCTGCTGAGCCAAAAGCCGGCGCTGCAAACGGTTGGCCAGACGGGCAACAACCTGATGCATATTCTGCAATTGCTTGTCCAGATGCCCGCGCAAGCGATCCAGCTCGGCCTGCTCGCACAATTCCTCGGCATGAATGACCTCATCAAAGGCACGAGTGAACACCTTGTAGCCCTTGTCCGGTTCATTCTTGCCATAGTCCGGTGGCATGACGGATTCGCCGGTATCATCGCCATCCAGCTCATCAAAGTCATCCATGTCCTGACTGAGCTGCTCGTCAGCCTCGGACTGGCCGCCTTCAAGATCGTCGGCACCGGCTTCTGCCTGTTGCTGTTCTTCCTGCTCACCGCCTTCGGCATCTTCGGAATTGTTGCTGCTATCGGCGTTTTCTTCCGCGCCATTGTCGGTGTCGTCGGCATTCTCTTCGCTGTCTTCAGCCTCACCGCCAAGATCATCGGCCACATCGAGATCCGCCAGAACCCGCCGCAGATGCCGGGCAAATTTGGTCTGGTCGAGCATATCCTCGCCGATAGTGTCCAGACTGTCGCCGGCGGTCTCTTCCACCCAGCCGCGCCATTGCTCCACCAGATGATGGGCAGAATCAGGAATTGGCGCGCCGGTCAACTTCTCGCGCACCAAGAGGGACAACACATGATCAAGCGGCGCTTCTTCCACACGGGTGGAATCGCCACTGACAAAACGGCTGTAGCGGTCTTCGAGCATGGCAGAAACATTCTGCGCCAGCCCGGCCATCTGCTGGGAGCCGATGGCTTCCACGCGCGCTTGCTCAACGGCGTCGAAGACACCGCGTGCCCTTGCCCCGTCCGGAGCGAGTTTGGCATGCACCCGCGGATCATGGCAGGCCACACGCATGGCCAGACTATCCGCCTGACCACGCAGAATTGCCGCCTTTTCCTTGGTCAGCGCGCGCGGCGGTTCAGGCAGGCGAGCCTGCCCGTTGATCAGCATCGGGCGGTCCGCCGAAAAATGCACATCCAACTCGACGGGCCCGGCAATCGCCTTGAGCGTACCGCTCACCGATTGCTTGAACCGTTCGTTTGGATCAACAGATCCGCCCAGTTTGGATGAAGACTTGCTCGACATGCCTTGTTATTCCTGCCTGTTCCCTCTTGATCGATGCAGTGACGACAAGCCTTAGCTTACGGCCACATTCAGGGATGATTCTGGCAATTCCTCACCAAAACACCGCTGATAGAATTCAGCCACCAGAGGCTGCTCAAGCTCATCGCACTTATTCAGGAACGTAACCCGGAAGGCAAAGCCGAGATCGCCGAAGATATCGGCATTTTCAGCCCATGTGATCACTGAACGCGGGCTCATGACCGTCGACAGATCGCCATTCATGAAGGCATTACGGGTCAAATCGGCAACACGCACCATTTTGTTGGCGGTATCCTTGCCATCGTCACCGACAAGGGATTTGACCTTGGCCAGCACGATATTCACTTCATTGTCATGCGGCAGATAGTTAAGCGTGGTCACGATAGACCAACGGTCCATCTGGCCCTGGTTGATCTGCTGCGTACCATGATACAGTCCCGACGTATCCCCAAGGCCAACCGTGTTGGCCGTTGCGAACAGGCGGAAAGCCGGATGCGGGCGAATGACGCGGTTCTGGTCGAGCAGGGTCAGGCGACCGGCCACCTCCAGCACGCGCTGAATAACAAACATCACGTCCGGACGACCGGCATCATATTCGTCGAACACCAGCGCTACATTATTCTGCAGCGCCCATGGCAGAATACCATCGCGGAATTCGGTGATCTGCTTGCCATCCTTCAGGACAATCGCATCCTTGCCGATCAGATCGATACGGGAAATGTGGCTGTCGAGGTTGACGCGCACGCAAGGCCAGTTGAGGCGCGCTGCGACCTGTTCGATATGAGAGGACTTACCCGTGCCGTGATAACCGGAAATCATCACGCGGCGGTTGTGGGCAAAACCCGCAAGGATCGCCAGCGTGGTCTCCCTGTCAAACAGATAATCAGGATCAAAATCAGGCACATGATCGCTTTTTTCACTGAAGGCAGGAACCATCAGATCGATATCAAGGCCGAATACATCGCGCACAGACACCTCGGTATCCGGCAAATTGGAAATCTCGTTGCTCATATCATTCATAACACTGCTCTGGATGAGGCCGCTCTCGTCTCGCATATACGTCACTGGAAAGGGTTGTGATCAACACCTGAAGATGGCCTTCTGGAAAAGCTTAGCCGTTCAGATGGGCAACTTAAAGCAAACGCGACCGAAAAGGAAAGGAAAGATTATGTCTTTCTGCCTACAACGCCAAAAAGGACACAAGGCGTGCGGCAGATTGGAACCGTAAAAAGGCACCAGCTGGGCCTCGGGCGGTCTGGCCAATGAAGGCCAGACACCGGGCTCGACTATCCAACATAGCCGCCTGCACGCAGGGTATTATAGGCCGCGATCACGTCTTGCAGACGTTCTTCGCAAGCCCGATCCCCCTTGTTGAGATCCGGATGGTTCTCTTTAAGTAGGCGCTTATAGGCACGCTTCACGTCATCAGCAGTCGCAGGCAGCTTCAAGCCGAGCGTTTCAAAAGCCTTTGCCTCCAATGGACGCAACTTGCGGGTTTGGTCCTTGTGGCGAGAGCGACGCTTCATGCGTTCTGCAGCACGCTGGGCTCGGCCATTGGAAAAGCCGGTGGTTTCCCAGCTCTTGCCCATGGTTTCACCCGCTTTGTCAGTCGCATTGCCCCACGCGTTAACACCCATTTTCCAGGTTGGACGTTCGCCGGTCGCCGTGCTCGCCTTGGCGGTATCTGCGGTGTCATCATCCATGCCGGAAAAATAATTGTAGTTCTTGTTGAACTCACGGGCATGGGTTGCACAGAAATTGTGAAACTCGCGACCACCCGAGCCACGTTTGGGGGCCTTGCAGCCGCCCTTCTTGTCACACCCAGGCCACTCGCACGTTTCTTCTTGCTGTTTCTTTTTACGACGATCCGTATCAGGCTTGATACGGATAGAGTCGAACAGTTTCGAGTCGAGGTTCATGAATCTAGTCTTGTCTCCGGACGCCGGTTGTCTTTCGTGTCGGTTTCTCTAGTGTATTGTCATGGAGGCAAACTGCGCCGGACAACCAGCGCTGAAACACTCCAAGTTGCTCTTTTGGCAGCCATCTGTGCAAGAAAAGCCATACAAGGCTCTTCCAAGATGCCGCCAAGGATGACAGGATCGCAAATTGCAAATCTACAATTTGAATTTGAACTCTATTGCAAAACAGGAAAATCGTTCCCATTTGCGTAAAGATAACAAAGAGACCCAAATCACCCCAAAATCAGGAAGTGCGACAGTTCACCATTCCCAGCCATGACCGTCAAGCAGAACATCGAGAAAAAATTGAACAATCAACTTCAGCCCACAATGTTAGAGGTGATTGATGAATCAGACCTTCACATAGGTCACGAGCACGCGCGCCCCGAAGGGGAATCCCACTTCAGAGTCCGCATAGCAAGCCCTCACTTTGCAAACCTCTCTCTGGTCCAGGCCCACAGAATGGTGCATGATATTATCAAAGAAGAGCTAAAAGGTCCAATCCATGCGCTCGCGCTGGAAACCATAAAGCCCTGAAAGATGCCCAGCGGTCAAAGCCGCCCTCCTATTGCACCGGCTGCACCGGCGTGATCCGCAAGGATGTGATCCTGTTTCTTTCCTTGCGCAGCACACGGAAACGGAAATTATAGAAGGTGAAGCCCTGACCCGGTTCGGGAATCTGGCGGGCTTCATGAATGACAAGCCCGGCAATCGTCGTGGCTTCTTCATCGGGCAATTCCCAATCGAGCGCCCGGTTGAGGTCGCGTATGGGAACCGATCCATCGACCAGTATCGATCCGTCAGGCTCCTTGCGCACGCCCTTGACGTCGATATCATGCTCGTCGGCAATATCCCCCACGATTTCCTCGATGATATCTTCCAGCGTCACCAGCCCCATCACCTCTCCATATTCGTCAACAACCAGCGCGAAGTGGCTCTTGCGCTTCAGGAAGGCATTGAGCTGTGCCTTGAGGCTCGTCGTATCTGGCACATACCAAGGCTCAGATGCCACCGCGACCATATCCAGATCCTTGGCTTCGCCCTTTACTTCGGAAAGCGCCCGCAACACGTCCTTGGCGTGCAGAATGCCAATAAAATTGTCTTGCTCACCTTGCCAAAGAGGAATGCGGGTATATTGGCTCTTGAGCACCTGCTCAACGATTGATTCCGGACCGTCATCCAAGTTGATGGATTTTACACCCGTGCGATGCACCATCACGTCGGACACATCCAGCTCGGCCAGATCGAGAAGACCGCCAAAGCGGTCCCTATCCGCCTTTACAACACTTCCTTCCATATGCAGGAGGTCGACCGCACCGCGCAACTCATCTTGACCGGACTGGGCAGCATTCTCTTTTGCCTCAATGCCAAGACCTGCAATAATCCGGTTGACCACCCATTCCACCGCAGCCATCGCCGGGCCGAAAATCCTGGTGATAAAACGGACATATGGACCAACCTTCAGGGCAAAATTATCTGGATCGGATATCGCCCACGTTTTTGGCAACACTTCGGCGAAGACCAGAACCACAACAGTCATCACCAGCGTGGCATAGACGACGCCGGTTTGCCCGAAGAGATGAATAAACAGGCTGGTAGCAAGCGCAGAGGCCAGAATATTGACAAGATTGTTACCCAGCAACAGAGACCCGATCATCCGCTCCTTGATCTGCAAAAGCTGATTCACAGCTTCGGCCCCCGGCTCGCCATTTTTCTCCTTCTGATGCATACGCGCACGCGACGCCGCTGTCAGCGCCGTTTCAGAGCCGGAAAAAAAGCCCGACATCACAATCAAGATCAGTATAGCCAGAGCAATCAGCCAAAGCCCGGTAGCCATCAGTTCAGTTTCTCCTCAAGGAAAGCACGCACCGCAGCCGGCTCAACACCCTTCTCCATGAAGGATTGGCCAAGGCCACGCGTCAGAATGAAATTCAGATTACCCCGGGACACTTTCTTGTCCTGAGCGATATAGTCCATCAAAAGGTCCACTTTCGGCAACTGTCCCGGAATGTCTCTTATATGGGTAGGCAACCCCACGGCTTGCAAGTGGGCAACCACACGATCTGTCACCGCCCCATCGCAGAGCCCTAGTCGGGCTGAGAATTCATGGGCCAGAACCATGCCGATGGCCACGCCTTCTCCATGCACAATGCGCTCGGCATCATATTCCGCCATGCCTTCCAAGGCATGCCCGAATGTGTGCCCCAGATTCAAGAGCGCACGCTGGTTGGCCTCTTTTTCGTCGGCGGCCACAACATCCGCCTTGGCCTGACAGGAACGCGCAATCGCCTCTTCCCGTTCAGGGCCTCCATCAAAAATGCCCTGCCAGTTCGCTTCCAGCCACTCAAAGAAATCAGGATCATTGATGAGGCCATATTTGGCCACTTCCGCATATCCGGCTTTGAAATCGCGCGGCGTCAAGGTATCCAGAACGGCCGTATCAGCCAGCACCAGATGTGGCTGATTAAAGAGCCCGATCAGGTTTTTACCATGGCTGGTATTGATGCCCGTCTTGCCCCCGACCGAAGAATCCACTTGCGACAGCAGTGTTGTCGGCACCTGAATGAAGCGCATGCCACGGCGAATGATACCCGCCACAAAACCGGCCAGATCACCAACAACCCCGCCCCCAAGCGCAATGACGATATCGCCTCGCTCCAGCTTGCTGTCCAGCACCGCATCGGCGGCCTTCATCAGGCCCTTGTAGCTCTTGCTCTTCTCCCCCGGCTCCATGACGATGACATAAGGCTCGACACCAACTTCCCGCAAAGAGGCCTCGGCGGTATCCAGATGCAATCCGGCCACATTGGAATCGGTAATGATGACGGCTTTGGATGAGGGGAACAGCGTCTTGAATGCCTCCCCGAGGCCAGAAAGGATCGACCGCCCGATCAGGATGTCATAGCTGCGATCACCAAGATCAACCCGCACCGTTTGCTTCACACCATCTATCATTTTATTTCCTCAATCCTAAAAACAGCCCCTTAAAAGCGACCTCACAAACCAACCGACGGCCCGATAAGACTGTCACGACAGGGCTGCTCCAGATAGGCGCTTGCGCTGCGATCGCCAAAGATCTTTCATTCAGGCGCGATGCCTAACATACGCTCCGGTCAGGCCTTGTTGGCCGTTCCGGTGTGGCTCTCCAGAGCCTCGATGACGGATGTTACAATACGATCATGAGGGGCTTCTTTCGAAATCACCATAACATCGGCCGTTGCATAGACTGGGTAGCGCTCATCCATCAGACGGCGCATGACCCCTTCGGGATCGGGATCTTTGAGTAATGGACGATGGGATCTGCGCCGGACGCGCTCCATCAGCACATCGAACTCAGCCTTCAGCCAGACGGAAATGCCGCGTTCGGCAACAAGTGCCCGTGTCTCGTCATTCATCCAGGCACCACCGCCTGTGGCAATCACCTGATCGCCTTCATCAAGCAGGCGCGCAATCACGCGCTTTTCGCCATCACGGAAATGAGCTTCCCCATGCTGCGCAAAAATCTCGGCAATGGTCATATTGGCAGCAGCTTCGATCTCATGGTCGGCATCACGAAAGGGGATGGACAACCGCTTGGCAAGGCGACGTCCAATGGTTGTCTTGCCAGCACCCATAAGCCCGACAAGCACAATAGGGCGCCCACCGAGGGCTGCCACAACACGCGCTTCCCGTTCCTTGTTACCAGCTGTCTTCGTATCCGCCATATGCGTCCCTGAGGCCCGTTCACCCTGTCCCGTTAACGATCGGCCCAGATTTGCGCCGGAAAGGTCAAATCTGTCAAGCAACCATTTCAAATTCAACGCTTTCAAAGCGCTCCCGTCCCCAATTCAACCAAAATGGATTGGAAAGAAACGCCAAACAAATGACATTAACAATCTATTGATGCTAGGTTGGCATCATATTGTCGCAAAACCAAAATCAAGGATTGTTCAATGCCTAGTCTGATCAAAGCGCTTGTGTTTCTCCTCGTTCTGGGCGGACTGGTCGCGGGAGGCATTTTTGCGCTGGCCAATTTTGTGGAGCCAACACAGCGCGAAATGGTCGTCCGCATTCCATCCCGAACGATCAACTAGTCCCAGACAATTCTTCACTTGGCAATTCTTGAACTTGACGCCCCTTTAGCCGAGATACCGTCGTGACCCTGGCAAACCATCAGGCCATTCATCTCTTTCTGGATTCCATGAGCGCGGAAAAAGGCGCCTCGGGCAACACGCTCGATGCCTACCAGCGCGATCTGGATGATCTGGACAGCACACTTTCAGCCAAGAGCATTAAATTTGAAAGCTGCGGTAGTGAGCATCTGCGTGACTATCTGGCGGATTTGGCCGATCGTGATCTGGCCGCCTCCAGCGTGGCGCGCAAGATCTCGTCCATTCGACAGCTCTTCCGCTTTCTTTATCGCGACGGTTTCCGCTCTGATGATCCCTCCACTATGCTCAAGGCCCCCAAACGGTCGCGGCCATTGCCGAAAATCCTGACTGTGCAGGAAGTGGACCGCCTGATTGAAGCGGCCCGTTTCAATGCATCGCTGGAAGGCCCTACCCCGAAACGGCAAATTCGCGCCATGCGGCTTTATGTGCTGCTGGAGTTGCTCTATGCCACGGGCTTGCGCGTCTCCGAACTGGTAACGCTTCCCAGCTCTGCGGCCCATATGGACGGGCAGTTTCTCTCCATTGTCGGCAAGGGCAACAAGGAACGTCTGGTGCCTTTGTCTGAGCGGGCAAAAGAAGCCATGCGCGATTACCGTGCCATGCTCAAGGAAACTGGTGCCCCCCAAAGCGCCAGCGCCCAGCCATGGCTTTTTCCCTCATCCGGCAAGGAAGGGCACTATACCCGGCAAGCCTTCGCCCGCGAGCTGAAGGCCTTGGCAGGCGATGTTGGCCTTGATGCGGGCTCCGTTTCTCCCCATGTTCTGCGCCATGCCTTTGCCAGCCATCTGCTGCAAAATGGAGCCAACCTGCGCGCTGTGCAAAAATTATTGGGCCACAGCGATATTTCAACAACCCAAATCTATACCCATATTCTGGATGAAAGACTGATCGAGCTGGTGGAGCATCACCACCCGCTGTCTGATCACTTCGAACCGAAAGCAGAATAAATCCGGCGCGACCTATTTCCGCCATTGTCTTAATCATAGTTGTTGTTAATGGCTCAAAGCTGAGACCGAACCATGTCTGTTGCTTGACAGCCGGACCGAAAAAAGGCCAACGTGGCCGCGACATTTTATTCATGCCTCCTGATGGATCAGGACGGGCAAGAAAATGGCCCCGCTCTGCCGTTCAGAGTCTCGTCCAATGCGCATCTGCGCTGGGCAAGACAGCCAGAGCGCAAGGTGCCTTGGATACCAATAGGAAAGAAGTTGGATCAAACCCGCTATGCATAGTTATCTGGAATTCGAGAAACCCGTCGCTGATCTTGAAGGCAAAGTACAAGAGCTGCTTGTCTTGCAGGAAACCGGGGAAGCCGTAGATGTGGGCGACGAAATCAAACGTTTGCAAACCAAAGCGGACAATGCCCTCAAGGATCTCTATGCCAATCTGACCCCCTGGCACAAAACCCAGATCGCCCGCCACCCGGACCGTCCGCATTTCAATGACTATGTGTCCGGCCTGATTGAAGAGTTCACCCCATTGGCCGGTGACCGCAAATTTGCCGAAGACGAGGCCATTCAGGCCGGTTTTGGCCGCTTTCGCGGACGTCCTGTTGCCGTGATCGGGCAGGAAAAGGGCAGCGACACCGAAAGCCGCCTGCGCCATAATTTCGGCATGGCCCGCCCTGAAGGCTATCGCAAGGCGGTGCGCATCATGGAACTGGCGAACCGCTTCAACATGCCCCTCATCACCTTCGTGGATACCGCGGGGGCTTATCCCGGCATTGGCGCAGAAGAGCGTGGCCAGTCCGAAGCCATCGCCCGCTCCACTGATGCCTGTCTTGCCCTTGGCACGCCAAGCGTTGCCACCATTATAGGCGAAGGCGGTTCCGGCGGCGCCATCGCCATCGCCACGGCCAACCGTGTTTTGATGCTGGAGCATTCCATATACAGCGTCATTTCACCAGAAGGGGCGGCGTCCATTCTATGGCGTGATTCCACCCGCGCCGAAGATGCAGCCACCAATATGAAGATCACCGCGCAGGACCTGATGGACTTCAAGATCATCGACCGGATCATTTCCGAGCCTGTTGGCGGTGCTCATCGCGACAAGGAAAAGGTCATCAAGCGCGCAGGCAACATGATCGCTGATTGCCTTGCCGAATTTGACGGCTTGAGCTCAGACGACATCCGCAAACAGCGCCGCGAGAAGTTTCTGACCATCGGCACAAAGCTGTAAGCGAGACGAACCAATAGCAGGCATTCACAAGGCGGCAGATCCCATCTGCCGCCTTTTCTTTTGCGATCTGCACCAGATTTGTACCGGATCTGAGCCAGACCAGCCCTGTCCTGCGTCCGACCTGGGCCAAACCTGCGCCTGACCTCCGCATCTTCGGTTTCACGAACTTACGATCAAACCCGCCACACTCTGGCCCGATTGCCCTTGCAAGAGTCGGTAACCATCTATCAATCTGTTTTGGTTAACGTTTGGTCAAAGACTATTGCCCGGAGAATGGCTCTTTGCCAGCCTTGAGCCATCGGAACTGCTCCCGATTATGTGACCGGCTTCTCCTTGAATGAAACCGGACAGCATGGCAGAAGGGGAATAGTTGGAGCAAACAAACGTGAGTCAGGATTACTGCGTGAAAAAGCACCACCGGCATTGGGTCCGCAATATCGCTCTAGTGACAACGCTGATGGGCAGCCTTGCCTTGAGCGCTTGCAACCCTGAACTGATCGAAGATGGCAAGGCTTCGCAGCCACTGCCGATCAAGCTCAAACACGAAATCCAGAAAATCGGGTCCACCGAGGGCGCGCCGCTCTATATTCGCATCTTCAAGGAAGAAGAGGTGTTGGAGGCTTGGAAGCAGACCAAGGACGGCACCTATGCGCTTCTGAAAAGCTATCCGATCTGCGCCTATTCCGGGAAAATCGGCCCCAAGAAGAAAGAGGGAGACCGGCAGGCTCCTGAGGGATTCTACACCATCACACCGGGACAGATGAATCCGCATTCCAGCTATTATCTTTCCTTCAATATCGGCTACCCGAACAAGTTCGACCGTTCCTACGGGCGCACCGGCAAGCACCTCATGGTGCATGGCTCCTGTTCTTCGCGCGGTTGCTACGCCATGGAAGA from uncultured Cohaesibacter sp. carries:
- a CDS encoding esterase-like activity of phytase family protein produces the protein MQSSKTGLFSKSRLRLSVCFSVLVAIATGLSVQGHTAPMEALPKAAPSSIAIDVSAQIIDRLGRFFSGRTTYGQLEWLGGLTLSSDEPTFGGFSGLAFVDTEHFLAISDRGSVLSARLVREGARPTALADTFMRPLPGIGVELPRWRRDSEGLAIKGGEAFVSFEGETRVTRYSLKGNELFRLEGRLPLSREIDEANQANRGLESIATIPDGLPFAGGFVVLSEKPKNGRILGWIVGAGVPLAFSLPQSGELLAADADFTQEGDLVILERNFSILGGLVVQMRRVRAEDFRAGSIAHTDLLFRASLGDGMDNMEALDIQPMGGAGDNLITLMSDDNFNFLQSTLLLQFRLPANR
- the cobT gene encoding cobaltochelatase subunit CobT is translated as MSSKSSSKLGGSVDPNERFKQSVSGTLKAIAGPVELDVHFSADRPMLINGQARLPEPPRALTKEKAAILRGQADSLAMRVACHDPRVHAKLAPDGARARGVFDAVEQARVEAIGSQQMAGLAQNVSAMLEDRYSRFVSGDSTRVEEAPLDHVLSLLVREKLTGAPIPDSAHHLVEQWRGWVEETAGDSLDTIGEDMLDQTKFARHLRRVLADLDVADDLGGEAEDSEENADDTDNGAEENADSSNNSEDAEGGEQEEQQQAEAGADDLEGGQSEADEQLSQDMDDFDELDGDDTGESVMPPDYGKNEPDKGYKVFTRAFDEVIHAEELCEQAELDRLRGHLDKQLQNMHQVVARLANRLQRRLLAQQNRGWDFDLEEGLLDTARLTRVVTDPMRPLSFKWEQETEFRDTVVTLLLDNSGSMRGRPISIAAVCADILARTLERCNVKVEILGFTTKAWKGGQSREAWLKADKPANPGRLNDLRHIIYKSADSPWRRSRRNLGLMMREGLLKENIDGEALDWAHKRLLMRPEQRKILMMISDGAPVDDSTLSVNAGTYLEKHLREVIEEIETRSPVNLLAIGIGHDVTRYYKRALTIIDAEELGGAMTEKLAELFDENVSQEPHAPSRRLRRR
- the cobS gene encoding cobaltochelatase subunit CobS, producing MNDMSNEISNLPDTEVSVRDVFGLDIDLMVPAFSEKSDHVPDFDPDYLFDRETTLAILAGFAHNRRVMISGYHGTGKSSHIEQVAARLNWPCVRVNLDSHISRIDLIGKDAIVLKDGKQITEFRDGILPWALQNNVALVFDEYDAGRPDVMFVIQRVLEVAGRLTLLDQNRVIRPHPAFRLFATANTVGLGDTSGLYHGTQQINQGQMDRWSIVTTLNYLPHDNEVNIVLAKVKSLVGDDGKDTANKMVRVADLTRNAFMNGDLSTVMSPRSVITWAENADIFGDLGFAFRVTFLNKCDELEQPLVAEFYQRCFGEELPESSLNVAVS
- a CDS encoding J domain-containing protein; its protein translation is MNLDSKLFDSIRIKPDTDRRKKKQQEETCEWPGCDKKGGCKAPKRGSGGREFHNFCATHAREFNKNYNYFSGMDDDTADTAKASTATGERPTWKMGVNAWGNATDKAGETMGKSWETTGFSNGRAQRAAERMKRRSRHKDQTRKLRPLEAKAFETLGLKLPATADDVKRAYKRLLKENHPDLNKGDRACEERLQDVIAAYNTLRAGGYVG
- a CDS encoding BolA family protein, with protein sequence MTVKQNIEKKLNNQLQPTMLEVIDESDLHIGHEHARPEGESHFRVRIASPHFANLSLVQAHRMVHDIIKEELKGPIHALALETIKP
- a CDS encoding HlyC/CorC family transporter, with the translated sequence MATGLWLIALAILILIVMSGFFSGSETALTAASRARMHQKEKNGEPGAEAVNQLLQIKERMIGSLLLGNNLVNILASALATSLFIHLFGQTGVVYATLVMTVVVLVFAEVLPKTWAISDPDNFALKVGPYVRFITRIFGPAMAAVEWVVNRIIAGLGIEAKENAAQSGQDELRGAVDLLHMEGSVVKADRDRFGGLLDLAELDVSDVMVHRTGVKSINLDDGPESIVEQVLKSQYTRIPLWQGEQDNFIGILHAKDVLRALSEVKGEAKDLDMVAVASEPWYVPDTTSLKAQLNAFLKRKSHFALVVDEYGEVMGLVTLEDIIEEIVGDIADEHDIDVKGVRKEPDGSILVDGSVPIRDLNRALDWELPDEEATTIAGLVIHEARQIPEPGQGFTFYNFRFRVLRKERNRITSLRITPVQPVQ
- the aroB gene encoding 3-dehydroquinate synthase, encoding MIDGVKQTVRVDLGDRSYDILIGRSILSGLGEAFKTLFPSSKAVIITDSNVAGLHLDTAEASLREVGVEPYVIVMEPGEKSKSYKGLMKAADAVLDSKLERGDIVIALGGGVVGDLAGFVAGIIRRGMRFIQVPTTLLSQVDSSVGGKTGINTSHGKNLIGLFNQPHLVLADTAVLDTLTPRDFKAGYAEVAKYGLINDPDFFEWLEANWQGIFDGGPEREEAIARSCQAKADVVAADEKEANQRALLNLGHTFGHALEGMAEYDAERIVHGEGVAIGMVLAHEFSARLGLCDGAVTDRVVAHLQAVGLPTHIRDIPGQLPKVDLLMDYIAQDKKVSRGNLNFILTRGLGQSFMEKGVEPAAVRAFLEEKLN
- a CDS encoding shikimate kinase, producing MADTKTAGNKEREARVVAALGGRPIVLVGLMGAGKTTIGRRLAKRLSIPFRDADHEIEAAANMTIAEIFAQHGEAHFRDGEKRVIARLLDEGDQVIATGGGAWMNDETRALVAERGISVWLKAEFDVLMERVRRRSHRPLLKDPDPEGVMRRLMDERYPVYATADVMVISKEAPHDRIVTSVIEALESHTGTANKA
- a CDS encoding histidine kinase codes for the protein MPSLIKALVFLLVLGGLVAGGIFALANFVEPTQREMVVRIPSRTIN
- a CDS encoding site-specific tyrosine recombinase XerD, which gives rise to MTLANHQAIHLFLDSMSAEKGASGNTLDAYQRDLDDLDSTLSAKSIKFESCGSEHLRDYLADLADRDLAASSVARKISSIRQLFRFLYRDGFRSDDPSTMLKAPKRSRPLPKILTVQEVDRLIEAARFNASLEGPTPKRQIRAMRLYVLLELLYATGLRVSELVTLPSSAAHMDGQFLSIVGKGNKERLVPLSERAKEAMRDYRAMLKETGAPQSASAQPWLFPSSGKEGHYTRQAFARELKALAGDVGLDAGSVSPHVLRHAFASHLLQNGANLRAVQKLLGHSDISTTQIYTHILDERLIELVEHHHPLSDHFEPKAE